In Rhodamnia argentea isolate NSW1041297 chromosome 1, ASM2092103v1, whole genome shotgun sequence, the genomic window AATGATTTTGTTGGGCTAAAAGTGAAGGGTCTTGACAACAGCTGGTGAGGGAGGGTGGGGTTACATAACCCCTCCATTACCTTAAGCTTCTGCGAATGCGAAAGAGGAAGAACGAGGAACTtacggaaaaggaaaagatcgGTCCAATTCTCAACCGCAGAAAACGAGGTTGAGACCAGcagcaatgaagaagaaggaggaggctCCGAAAGCAAGCTAGCAAGCAGCCCAGCTCTTCACTTCGAGAACGATGATGAAACCAGGGATGAGGTTGAGGTGGCAATGGCATGCTCCAATTAACAAGACACAGTATAAGTATAGCATAGCGAGCTTGCAATTTGTAAATTGTAAAATTCACCCCTTCtatcattttatattttgtattttcagagaataatctttttgcattttagCATTGACCCAAATTATTCGGGCCCCAGGCCCATTGATTCAGTTGGGCCGAACCCAAATTTGTAGAGCACTGGCATAGAGTGTTGATTTTGTTGAATTTCAAGGATTAAAACTCGAGCTTcgacgccaaaaaaaaaaaaaaggatcaaaatTCGAGCTTAAACATCTTAATTCCATACCCTATGGATTGCCATGTAAAACTGAcatgaccaaattttttttttaaatctcataTTCAAAAAATGACTCGGCAAtttagaggtgagcatggttccaggatAGAACTTGGAACTTGAAACAGGGAACTGGACCGATGAAGAACCTATTCAATTTTAGAATCCATGATATGTGAGTACTGAGTAGGTTtgaagttctaaaaattgaaaaacttattCTGAcgagtaggtttcgggttctaataagttttcacgttttttcttggtatatgctTTCGCACTATCCCGTGGTATTTCATGGCGTCCAATGATGAGTATGTAATCGGGAAAATCTAGTATGAGCTTCCATTTTCTccaatatttatgactaaaactattactttattaatgtttcatatttaatAGTGTGTTTAAATATCGGTAGTGGTTAGTGTTCATTAAAAGTAATGATTCATCGCAATAGCGAAACATGAAATGACCCCGGAACCTATGACAAAGTAAGTTTCAAGTTCTTAGTGGAATGCATACGGAATTTGAAATCGTTCACCCCTCGACATGGGCGGCTAATCAAAGCACTTTATTGACTAATGATGACTTTAAGGAACAACACGGTCCAAATTATCAAGATCAAGTTAACAAGAGAACAAAGCAGTCCCATAAAACATGTCGAAATTGAGAGATCCAATAGAAACAGTGAATTGTACGTGGGGGTGACCAACACGGACTTTAATTTTGACATACTAATTAAAATTAAGTATACATTTGAGGGATAAAAAACTAACAAGTAGATCATTAAGtttacatgtatatatatatatataaagataagaaaaatcgGTCCAGGCCGGGCGATTTGGTTTCCCTTGAAATCGAGaacgggaccgaaaatcacctATTTCAATTATATGAAACTAGGAACTTAATTAGTGCCCCAAAAGTTGGACCTTCATCCAATTTGGACGATTCTCGATTCAATCGGTCCGATTGTCTTCCTTGCCCCAAATATAATCAAATGAGAATATTAAACAAAAAAGGCCCACGGTCTTCCAAATCAAACAAACCTACATCCATTGCTCCCACCAATAAGAACAGCCGGGGcaaggagggagagagggtaTATTCTTAGACACTGGAGAGAATATGCTTCTTCCCCATCAAAGGTAGAGAATCCATCCCTTCATTCTCTCTTCTTGCTGTTTTTGCGCCCCCTATCGTATCCTCCATGGAAGCTCAGAGCTCAAGGAGCGGTGGGGATCTTGGGTCCAGTCCCGCGTTGCAGAGCATGGAGATGTTTTGTTGATGGCCATCTAATCCCTCATCTCGATACGTAATTAACCGAGGAACGGTCGGTCTGGGATTGGGATTAGATGACCATCAGCGAACACTTCCGTGGGGGCACTTCCTCTGCACCATTCAGCTTCTCCTCCCTCGGCACCCGGCGAGACTTCTCCCTGGGTCAGTTTTGCCTTGCGCTCGCGTTGATTCTCCTTtcgattttctctcttctcttccttctctctcgctttcttcGGTGACATGTAGAGAGTTTTACGGaggagtgagtgagtgagtgagcgAATCATTTaacaaacacttttttttttttttctgactaCTACACCATGGGATGCGTGATGCGTCCTTCCCCTTTGGATTTTGGGTGCAACGAGTCTGCTAATGACTGTTCGAAATCTGGCATCTTCTCTTTAAGTTTGCACATTGTTTTTGAATGGACTGTAATAAGATCACACATGGTTACACGAATCATTGATGAATTCGTTCAGCAAAACCATGATGTTCTCCTGTTCAGTAGGCCAAGATGAAAACCATGTCCTGTAGTGTCACCCCAAACTTGTACCAACGTGATAATGCACTTGATCTGATGGCGCACCGCAAAGAGCCCTTCCTTTGGGCAAGAGACGTGGGTGGATAAAGCTAAACAGGAGCCTCATAACTGCAAGTTGAAATGCCCATGGTTGAGTTCCATACACGAACAAAAATGTGTGTCTCCTCGTGAAATGCATTCACCATTTTTCGAGAGTTGAGCTCGTGTCCACTCTTCTGAATCCAACACTTTACTTTTGAACTATCTGTTCATAAGTCCTTGGGGTGGGAAAATTTTTCATTCGAGTTTGGGAATTTCTAAATAGATTTGTGTGGTCACACGACAAAAGTGATTTATTTTTACGCTCGATTCAAATTAgcatttttcttaattaatcgTTCATTACTTTATGGGTCTTATTCATCCTAAAAATAATTAGGTAAAAGTCCAAGGCATTTGCTCTTTCCTGAAATCTACAGTCAATTTTACTAGTTTAAGGTATGCTCAAGCTCAGTTCCAACATTGGAAGGATGAGAATTGAAACGAATTttagagaggaagagggaggagtGACCATCCTAACGGTTTTGGACAAGTGAGTTGCTCTAGGCGAGTTGCGTGAGGCCCCTAGCCAGTTAGGATAGATGGAGATCCACCATCTCTCTAGTTAGTCCGATGTATTGTCACGGAATGACATCTCGTGGACGCCTCATTTTTGCTAAATCCCCTCAATCATCCCTTGAACTTTCCCCTACACTCTCTCCATTCCAAATGAGCCATGGAGAAGCCGCCGAACCCGGTGGTCGAGgcaagtgaaaaagaaaggaaacaaaagacaGAGAGGATGATGATAAGAATGGTGGGTGGAACAACACGGAGAAGGGAAAGCACTGATGACAGCAGTTGGTGGGTCGCATGAtaggtggcggtggcggtggcggtggtggtggctaGGCTCGAGCGCAGCAATGGCGGGGTAGGCGTGGCAGTCGTACATGAGGCGGCtgaagggaggaggaggaggaggaggaggaggaggaggagagagagagagaaaagagatttCTCAATGTGCTAGGATTCGTTACTGACCCAATTGGTAGGATCAGCCAAAGGGGAAAATGTTTGGGAGACAATAAGCAGCAGTAAGAAGCCAAATCTAGAGGCTTCCACTTCCAAAGTGAATCGCTGAATAAATGAGTGGAACGGCTGTTATGTAACCCATTACTTTATACCACGACAACCGAATGAAGCCAAATTAATGCTGGGCAATTCAATTTGTGTCCCAAGGACGGTGACCACAGATAAAGCTGCCGCATATGTTGACATGCGACAAcgtattacaagaaaaaaaaaattctaaataaaagattcgaagtgtcctcattttttcaagTATGAATTTAaaatggacattatttcaaataagaacatgaaatgctcatattatctttaaaaaggtcatgaacgaagggcattttcgttctttatcttttttttctatttttctcttttcctttccttttctttttcttttttcctttttcctttttcctcttccctccccaACAATCATCAACCTAAGTAGAGGGCCGCCCTTGCCGGCGTCGGGTATGGGGGCAAGGGTCGACCATGCTCGACACCTAGCCTTGCCAACCCGGGCGAGGGCGATCCCTATTTGGCCTTGTGAGGGCAGCTCTCGCTTTAGTCCTACGACCTCCACCGCCATCGACAAGGCTCGGCGATGGCCGAGGAGGGAAGagggacaaaaggaaaaaaaaaaaagaagtaaatgaCAATAATACCCTTCATTAGgtcattctttaaaataatgagacacattgcccttatttaagaaaatgagagaatttcatgtccttatttggaatttcttattttataagAAGGCTAAACACCTTCATCAAAGTGTAGTAGACTCTAAACTCCACAGCAGCTCCTGTGATCCCTAACAAGCCAAATTCATGTGAAATGTCACCCATAATACAAGGACACTCAGGACCTGTTTGTCCTACTAAACAAACCAGAGGCCATCACTGCATGAACAAAAATTCTTTACCCTCAGACATCAAGTGGGCTTCACTTGAAGAAGACGGTAGACTAGTCCATATCTATCGTGCGAAACCTCCAGTCACGCAAGAGGAGAACGTCCTTTGTTGTTGGCTCCTAAACCGGACGAGCTTTTGCATTGAACTATGATGGTGTCTACGAAAAACGCCATCATCATCCTTATTCTTTCCCTCACATTCATCCAAGGAAGCCGGAGAGCCCCCACACGACTCGAGCTTACGGTGGCCACCGTTTCTCTCCTTAACGCGATACTGAGGCGTCATATAGACATGACGAGGACTGTCTCCAAGGACGACGACATCGGGATTGAAGCCGGGTTGGTCGCGAGTCTGCGCCACGGCTCCTGACGAGAGACACCTGTAGCGTCTCCGACTGTTGCTTCGCTTGATCGCCTTGCACACCATGGGGATCAGACCCTCCATTTCAGTTAAGGTGCGAGGGGTCTCCGAGAGAATGAAAGAGTGGCAGTGCCTTCATTTTGTACACGAGGCCCTTGAACAGTCAAAGAACGGGGAAGGTGTGGGCTCAATGGGTTCGGTAACTCTGCTTGCGTGGGCACCAAAATGGGCAAAACTCTATACGTTTCGCCCACCGTCCCGATTAAACAAGTCGGAAACATGCTGAGTCTAACACGGCAGTTGGACAATCGTTTTGACTTTCAAATGAAGAGGGTGAGATTTTGATTGATGACCGGGCCATCCAACCAAAAACCTTGGCCACATCTCAAAATAATCGACAGACGCTATGATTCCACTGTCACATGTGCGTAATTTTGTTGCATATGTTGACCCTTAATTTTGCTCATAGAAACAACTTTTGTATATCCCAATTTGACATCCCAGTACAATGGAAAAAGGGAATTAGATATAACAAGAAGTGTAAGCTGCTCAGCCctaattgacttttgttgcGACATTATCGTAATCGAAGCAAGCACGCGAGACCAAAATAAACACAGTTAATCAAATGCAGGCTCAATCTGAGGAAGCAAAGCCTTTTTCTACGGGCCTTAACAGCCCAATTCTCGCAACCTTAGTTAACATTCTCTACTGAGGAGGTTCCAGTACCTCTTCTTCGCGTGGGCTGAGGCTTCAGTGATTAAGTGCATTGATCTCCCATCTGACTTGATTTGCTGCTCTGGCCATCTCCCGACCTGCTTTTAACTCCTGCTTCAGTTCGACTCTACCTTCAAAGTAAAACTAGGATTTCGACGATTGGGATGACCCTCACCGATTGAGCAAACCCATCAATCAAATTGTCAATTTGGCCCTAAGCTTTTTCATCTTCTGTCAATTCAGCctatctaatcaattttaattagaaatCGCTGATATGCACGTCGaatgtcttacgtggcacgataTGAACgaccatttttttattttatttttttatttttttttgtatatctcAACAGTAATGTGGTGTTCAAGCCAATCTTTGTGTATCTAGATGGCTCCAACATGCCGAAAGATTTTAAAGACGCGCTCTCTTCAAATTGGCCTCCTACattgaaagtgtttttttttttttcctgcaagACTTGAATCCAACAAGACTGACGATAGAGCGGGAAGCTGGGAATGTCTAGGCAGCGGGTGCAACAGATAAATTTTTCCGAGGCATAAGAAGAACGCAAAAGAGTGAAGTGCAAAGCGATGCAGTGAAGTTGGTCAAAAGGTGTGTGTATTGAATCACCAGGGGAGACTGGACTGATGTTCAAGAATGGAACCATGGGCATGCGAGGACCCCACATCAGTCTCCACAATCCAATCACCGTCCATCCACCCCCTGAAATCCTTCCTCCCCCtcaacactttctctctcttctgcgcGCGTGGGtatttgtagagagagagagagacccaaaAATCAGAGTGAGCTCGTTGCAGGGCAGCTCCTGCGCCTGTATCTATTTATCTATCTGTCTGTCTATCTGCGGCCGCCACTCTCCACACTCCCATCCTCATCGGAGGAAGAACGAAAGACgacagcttctctctctctccatcgggGTCGCTCGAATCCAATCGAACCCACCCCACCCTCAATATGGCTCAGGAGTCTCCCTCCGAAACCCTAGATTACCCCGATCCTCAACCTCACTCTCCCACTTCTTCCTCCTCCGATCCCTCTCTCTCCCGCAGCGGATCCTTCAGCCGCCTCAACGCCCGCGCTCCCGAGTTCGTCCCCACCCCCCGCGCCTCCTCCCCTCGCCCCGATCTCcaccctccccctccccctcctccccagccccagccccagccccagcaccagcaccagcaccgcCTCTCCATCCCCCCTCCCCACCACGTCTATCCCCCCAGCCCCAACTCTCCCTTCCACTTGCTCCCGATGCAGAACCATTTCCCCCATCCCCAGTATCACccccatcaccaccaccagcagcctccgcctccgcctcctcaTCCTCACAATCAGTACTACGGTGCAGATCAAGACTCGGTCGTGCACAAGGGACGCGCCGATCATCCCCCTAATCCCAACCACAATCTTCACCAGCATCAGCCCAAGCACAAGCACAAGCAAGCTCCGGCTGAGCAGGATCAGGGCGCCCCCTCCAAAAACGGCATCTCCGATGAAGCCGTGCAGAAGGTTCTTAATCAGGTACTGCTTCGATCGCCGCTTCTCAGTGCCTCTTTCTCGTTTCACATTGCGTCCTCTTCTTCCTGCTGCCCCTAATTTCTCATCTGCTTTGCGCTCCAAGTTCGAGTAATCTTTACTTACCTGCCATCACCACCGTTTCCATGCTTCGAGTAATGCTCTGAAAATTCTTCAATCACGAGTCTTTATGATGTGTAACTGTCACTTTGATTAAACAATCTCTGATTAACTCCTTTTCGTCAGGCCCAATCAAGTTGAAACCTCGACCTACTTGTGCTCTTGGCCAAATTTGTCAATCAATGGCTTAGATATTCACTTGTGATATTGAAAATTCACTTGAACCCGATTGATTAGGTGCATTTTTCATCTCTATTTCCTTCACCGGTGAATAATATTCCTCTGCTCATGAAAATCTAATTTGTGTCCGGTCAGGTTGGACCTAAGTTTTCAATAGTAAGTAGGTCTGCAGCTAAATGGGATATGAATAGGCAGTCTTTGTACAATAAGTATAACCTTGCTAATAAGTAGATGCTCCTTCAACCATATCGCTTAATTGTTTGGGAAGTGTTTCTGTTTGTGCCTTTTTGTTTATGAATTATGGTAATTGGCCCTTACAGCATCCATCGCTATAGCTTATACCTTGCTGACCGTTCCCCGTGAATCTCATGGGTTTGACTGCATGTAGCGGGTCATGTGGATTGCTTCGTTTTATTTAGCTATGTTCACTTGATTCGAGGAGTGTGTCGTTCCATGAATGTTTTCACATAGAAGCAAAAGTTTCGTTTCGTAGTTGTCCTCTATCACATCTTTTGTCTGTCCTTCTGGATACTTCCTGTGTATGGAGGCTGTACTTAAGTTGTAAGTTCTGACGACTTTTAGGGGCTTCACTTTTTCATGCCCCATTGCATGCAGTTCAGACTGTTGTTTTAGGAGAATTGGATTTTGGTTTCAGTCCTTGCACACATCACTTCTTCTCCCAAATCAAACGTGTGATTCTTTAGGATCTCAAACTGTTTTGGGAATTTACCTTCATTGCCCTAATGCTTTAAAAGCTTCTGATGTAGGTTGAGTATTACTTCAGTGATATAAACTTGGCTACGACTGACCACCTGATGAGGTTCATCAGCAAAGATCCTGAAGGATATGGTAAGATCTGTAGATTTTGGTTCAATGGCCATATTCTTATATTATATGCAAGTCCCTTACTCTAATTCTTTGACGTTTGAGTGCCATAAGTCATTCTTCTGAGCTTTGTATATGGTTGCTTAGCTTCTTTGTAGAGTATTTAGTGTTGAAGGGGATAATTATTTCTAGAGTCTTATTTTCTGGCTGAAGTGATGTGGAACTGATATCTTCTTCTGTCTCTCTATAGTACCAATATCCGTTGTTGCTTCCTTCAAGAAGATCAAAGCCCTCATCACTAGCAATGCCCAGCTTTCTTCTGTTTTGCAGAACTCGTCAAAACTCGTGAGTTTCCGTTGTTATTTCATGATCTACTGAAGcacttcattttttcttctgaTCTTATTTCTCATTATCCGCTTCTAACTTAATTGTTGGCGACTTGCTGTATTATTCAGGTAGTTAGTGAAGATGGGAAGAAAGTTAAACGGCGGTATCCTTTGACTGACTCAGACATGGAGGAGCTGCAAGTACGTTTACTTTTGTGGTTCTCCTCATCTTTACTCTTTTTCCTATTTGAGCATGGGCCAGTAACTGGAGATTTTGTTAattcgctcgctctctctctctctctctctctctggttggGTGATGGAGAGGTGGAGTGGATTAAAGTTTTTGTTCCGCTCAATTGGATTTACAAGATAATTGGTATACggtcccttcttttttttcctaatgtTCAGTACTTATCGCGGATGAAACCATTGCGTCTCTTGTTGATTGCTTCCTTTTATCAAGTGATCTGATAGgccataatttttcaatcattcTTATTTACTCTATTTGAAAATGCAGTCACGAGTTGTCATTGCAGAAAACCTACCAGAGGATCATTGCCACCAGAACCTCATGAAACTTTTCTCTGCAGTTGGAAGGTAGCAAAATCTTTTTATAGCAAATTGGGGCtgcaaaatgatttttcttttaatgaagTGTCCATCTTCATAATACTATAGTTTGATTGAGCCATATTTTTTTAGTGTGAAGGCAATTCGTACCTGTCCGCCTCAAGCTTCCAATGGTGTAGCCTCTTCAGCACCCAGATCAGGAAAGGCTGATGGCATGCATTATACTAACAAGGTATTCACACTTTCTCTTAGGAGATGGATGAGGATTTTCGAACCTTTTATCATTGTCTTGATTTTTTCCTCGTGTTTAACTCTAATCACTGTTGTGTAGGCCCTCTATTTGGTTGCGTGAGACTCTATAGTAACTTCATGCAttgtttcgttttttttttttcctattatatAGTTTAGAATCATGGATTGATGAAGTGTCTGGTGGCCTTTCTCTCTGTTCATTTGTATTGGTAATCAACAAAGTTAACCATCTGCAGTTTATTGCATTAAATTTTGACTAAGCATAATCGATTTCTTTTATAGTCAAGTGTGCTCATGAAAGTTTAGGGCCTGTTTATTTGGACTAAAGTAAAATCAGgaggtacttttttttttatttttaaattttcggccaaaattaaagATATTATTCAAACTTCAAACtataatgaaaaattacatGTGAGTCTATGTGTTATCATTTAAGTGTTATGAAAGTTGAAGTGCTTTAGCCGTGATttttagattaagcaaaaagtaaaagtcaatcCAGATTGGTCAATAATATCTGACATTGTATATTTTCTGCAGTTGCATGCTTTTGTGGAATATGAATCCATTGATGTAGCCGATAAAGCAGTGAGTACTTCCTCTATCGATAAGATGCATCATAATGTATAATGTTCTCATCATAATTAAAATGTACATGTCCTATTATTGCAGGTTGAAGAGCTAAATGATGAGGGgaactggagaagtggcctaAGGGTCCGTTTAATGCATAGACGCGGGgtatcttttcctctttttcttctttagttgCATGAAAGCACTAGTCTACAAATTTAAGTAAAtctgtggtaaaaaaataggtAGACGTTGCAAAAATGATCACATTTCAAATGCCACCAGTCCCTTTTTTGGCTGAATAAATGGCATGACAATGTCCATGatgtgagaaaaagaaaaaaaatcatgcatagAAAATGCTGATAAAAACTGACATTGTCCATTTAGGAATCGGGGCTCTGTTCATCCTTTTTTTTGGCTGAATAAATGCCACTTGCCGCTTGCCTGGTTTTGAtacagagaaacaaaaaaacattGAATACAAATGACTGGTAAAACTGACATCTTCCAGTAAGATTTCCAACGTCAGTTCATCCTGTTTTTGATGGGATAGATGCCACTTTCATGTTCACAGTCTGTGgtgcaaataaaaaattgaagaatatgACTGTTAAAGGATTAAAATTTTAATGCAAGATCAGTGTTAGTTCAATGTTGATGGAATGGCAGATTTTCTATAGTTCTTTTAGTTCAAAGCCTCGAATGTGTGTTCAACATCACTTCTCATTCTATGCATGGTAATTTCTGCTGCAGTCTTGCTGAATGCTGGATGACAAAACTGGGGACCTTCATTTTGTGTTACATGCATGCCTTTAAGctttcaagaaaatttgattGAAGATTTATTTGGCTTTGGCTTTAACGCACTCTGCTAAACTATGATAATTCATCTTTGTTGGTTTTTCCTGTTCCTAGTCAAAACCCTCTCAAGCACGGGGAAAGAAGGGACATGATGGAGAAGAACCctgggaagaagaagatgcttcTATATCCGAGCAACAACCATCTGAGAAACAACTTGAAGAGTCTTTTGAGCAATCTGATGCTCAGTTCCAGGGGAATATGGTGAGTGTTGACTCAATCTTTGTCAGTGTGACACTGCTGCAATGATTATTGATCTTCATTCAAtgtagaaatagtttttttttttttttggacggatCGTAGAAATAGTTGAATTGCTGTGATTTAGGCCtttttattcccaaaatgaGTTTTACGGGGCTATGGGATTTCTTTATGGGAATACTGTTAGGTGAATGAGTAGATCTACTtctgatgaaaagaaaaaaatattgaataggTAGGACCCATCCCTTGTTATGGGAGGTGTCTTATGTATATGGTTCATGGTTTGTTTTGGAGAAACTTTAGAACCAAATTATTTgtagtttcaaattttttaaagcacaaaaaaaaaaggcttataaAGGTAATTTAAGATCAGATAGAATGTTTTCACCATGGTTATATGGTCAGTTTGGTTTAAATTGTCTATCTCAAACTAAAACGATGTGAAAGTTAAAACGCAAATTTGGAGCTTCAGTTGACTTCTGTGTGGGAGCACTTTTTCTGGTTGAGGATCAGTTTGAAAACTCGGATGCTGTGATAATGCAGGGGGAGGAGAATGCCACCGATAAAGAGGGTGGGCAAAGGAGAGGGCGGGGCCGTGGCCGGGGAAGAGGACGTGGAAGAGGTCAATACCATCAGAATAATCGGGGAAATCATTTGGGGGCACCTTCTATGAACAATCTTGCTGGTAACGAGACTGCGACTGTGGCTAAGCAGCCTCCGGGACCTCGCATGCCAGATGGAACGAGAGGATTCACGATGGGTCGTGGGAAGTCAGTCTCAGTTAGTACTACATGACTACGTTACACGATTGAATTTTCAACTGGGATTCACCAAATTGCAATATTAGAGGGATCAgtagtcgtcgtcgtcgtcttgtGTGTGGTGTTTGAGGGCTATCAATACATGTGAGCTCACGCCAGGGGGTAGTTACTAAGGATATGTTCTACTACAAAGCTTCTCTCATATTTTTGGAGACGATGTACCGGTCCAGAACTACTTTATATTCCTTTTCTCGGGTTTTTATCATGTAGAAAGGAAAATacataagcaaaaaaaaaaaaaaaaaaaaaaaagggagaagtgaaaaggagaaaaacagtCCATGGAACTTTACATAGCAATATAATGGTTTGCGGAATGGTGTACCTGATATTCGTTGTCCTTCTCTCCTTACGTTGTAACCGATGAATTGGGCTCTTTTTATCCTCTCTGCGAAGATTCCGGACTATCTTATAAACCGAAAAAGAAATCATGGGAAAGTAGAGGTTGGAAGTGTGAGACGAGGGACTATTTTCAATCGAGGAAAGggaaataaatgaaagaagagTCAAACCGAGAGTATGCTGACTTCTTCAAGCCATTGCTCTCGGGCAACAGATATGTGCGACCTAATTTGATTAGTTATGAAGAATCATCTCCACTAGGCACTTGTTAAAAGAGTTGGATTGAGAAGAGAACACACCTCCCCAAAAGTTACCAATGATTTCCAGCTTGAATTCCTACAAGCCTCGACTTGaattagaagaaagaaaagtccAGGCTCTTAAAACTTTTGAGCTTGAAGCTCGACCCGGATTTCTCGAGAAAATTGCTACTTGTATTTGTATTTGTTTGTGGGTCGGAGGGCAATGTCTGTCCCATGAGTTAAAGTTTGTTCCCATGATTTCGTTTGTCATCAATAAGTGACCCTTAATTTCGAAGTTGGGAAAGAGGATATAATTGCTGTCCAGTTGCACGTACTCGCCCACACAGCTCTAATGAGCCTGCTTTACATGGTCCGTCTTACACAACCTCCTCTGCGATGGTTCAGATGTTGCTCTAATGAAGGCAACAGTACATAGCACTGCACGTACAGAGCCAGCTTCAAATGAATTGACTCCAATTTAGTCTCAGTTTCATGCCGTTGCCTCACCAAACAAATATTTCTTTCGCCTGGTGTCTCCCCGTCATCTCGCAATCGCCTTGGCAGTTTcctattatcatcatcatcatcatcatacaGTAGTAGACTTAACTTGCACTGCAGCGTACATTATCCTCGCATGATTTATCCATACACCATATGCATCTATTTAATATCCATGTCTAATACGATAGGCCACTCCATGCACTGAATTGTCGACCTCACAGCGCATACATCCTCTTGTTCCCACTGTTGAGTATGTCAGGTTCAGAAGCCACGGACATGGAGTAAGAGCGGCTCTCTGCCCTCCTTATGTTCCTCAGCTTTTTCTCCTCTAATCTATACATAATGGCACAGTAGCACATGGACCCAATTGTTGTAAGCATAATAGAGCTCCCGATCAAGGTCGCGCACACAGCAAGCCACCTGTGTCTTGAACCCACTACAACGTAAGTGAGGGAGATGAATGCAATGGAGATGAAAAGACATGCGAGCCACATGAGCTTGTTAATCACAAACACGAGCTGCCGCTTTGCTTTCTCCTCGATCACCACCACCGATGTTTGAACCACGACAACAGCCAGGGAGATAAATAAGGCTAAGCTGTCGGAGAtaaagaagataatgaaaggtgCCTTTCTGGCGATGTGGGCTTCACCAACTGA contains:
- the LOC115745297 gene encoding la-related protein 6B, which encodes MAQESPSETLDYPDPQPHSPTSSSSDPSLSRSGSFSRLNARAPEFVPTPRASSPRPDLHPPPPPPPQHRLSIPPPHHVYPPSPNSPFHLLPMQNHFPHPQYHPHHHHQQPPPPPPHPHNQYYGADQDSVVHKGRADHPPNPNHNLHQHQPKHKHKQAPAEQDQGAPSKNGISDEAVQKVLNQVEYYFSDINLATTDHLMRFISKDPEGYVPISVVASFKKIKALITSNAQLSSVLQNSSKLVVSEDGKKVKRRYPLTDSDMEELQSRVVIAENLPEDHCHQNLMKLFSAVGSVKAIRTCPPQASNGVASSAPRSGKADGMHYTNKLHAFVEYESIDVADKAVEELNDEGNWRSGLRVRLMHRRGSKPSQARGKKGHDGEEPWEEEDASISEQQPSEKQLEESFEQSDAQFQGNMGEENATDKEGGQRRGRGRGRGRGRGRGQYHQNNRGNHLGAPSMNNLAGNETATVAKQPPGPRMPDGTRGFTMGRGKSVSVSTT